In the genome of Hippoglossus hippoglossus isolate fHipHip1 chromosome 9, fHipHip1.pri, whole genome shotgun sequence, the window TGGCCACTATGGAAGGTTAGTGTGAGAGATTGTAATATACGTCAAGTGCAATATTCCACGAGGTTGCATTTTGTTAACCTGCTGAAGTCTGACAGGGGGGTTTAAATGGTTTACTGGTTCAGAGAAGCCTTAAGCTAATGCAGCTAATCACGCGTCCCCAGTGATCTCCTCTCCCTGACAGGACTTTAAAGCTGTTCAACCATCCTCAGAGGTTTGCTGACAAATGGGTTTATGTCCTTAAGTACAGGTTGACTTGCCTGATGTAACACTTATGTGCATTGCATTGACAAGCAACAGGGGGCAAGTGCTTTCTGACAATATATTCACACTACTTACGGACATAACAAGCCACACATGACATGTGCATGATTGATTTGTCTTTACGTAAAACCAAAATCCCTTTAACATGCTGGTAAGTGGTTGTACACAAAGTTTTAATACCTGATGTCTGCAGTAAAGcctttttattagtttttaaattaaactattaTTGTATTTAAGGAATATGTTTCAGAAACCTATGGTAAAGCTCGGTTAGGTTTTTGGTCCATTGTGTTTTCTGCATAAATCCAGTTCCTTCTTACCTATGGCAATCCACACAGTGAAGCGAATCCAGGTTAGAGCGCTGAGCTTCATCATGAGGAACACATTGATGAGGATACTGGCACCTGGGGTCAATGGAACCAGAGGTACctacacaacaataaaactgcaGTCATTCTCCAATCATAAAATGGCTTCAAACAAATGGCATTAACTGTTGTTTAATTTAACTGTTGTTGCCATGGGTAGTGAAATGGGCAGTGACAGGCTCAACCATCATATTACACTTAATTTAACACACTAAAATCCATGAAGGAGCTCACCTggaatgtttttctgttggtttgcgGCTCATGAATCCATATAAGCGCCAGGCTGAGGACGTAAGCAATGCTAAAAATCACCAGCAGCATTGTGAAGCTCCAGACAGGAAGGTGCAGCTGCTTGGTACCAAACTCCAGCACAGAGCAGAAGGATACTGAGCTCACTATCAGAGTCAGCACACAGAAGGCCACCGTCTCGCCCGGCTCACAGTCCCCCAGCAGCCGGCCTAGGTATGGTTCCCAGTAGGCCTTCAGCTGTCCCACCCCTCGTCGCTctgtggtcttctgctgctccaccagctgcagtttgtcagaGAAGGACTCGTACTGCTTCAGCTCCCCGCTGTCCTCCGTTATGGTCTGGGTCTCTGAAGGGGCAGGGGAAGGCTCGGCATTGGGGTTGGGAGATGTGGATGCGGTCCCCTTGGAGCTAATTTTGTCAGGCTGGAAACGTAGCACAATGACGCTCGCTGCCACAAAGGTGTACGCCAGGAGTGTGCCGATGGAGAGGAACTGAACCAGGGCTTCCAGGTCAAAGATGAGAGCCATGATGGCCATGAGGACTCCAAACACCAATATAGCATTGACAGGGACTTTGGTGATGGGATTGACACGtgcaaaaatggaaaagaacAATCCATCCTCTGCCATGGCATACACGATccgagggagggagaagagattACAGAGCAGCACGGTGTTCATGGCTAGAAATGGGAACAGAGACTACTGATCAGAACATAACACAAAATATAACAGTGCAGAtcaacaaaatgtacaaacagCCATTCAAAGCAACACTATTTGAATTTTTTACCTAAAAATAGAAGCTTCAAACTGACTTTGACGATACACTATCTTGAAATAGGGAGAATGGTGCCGCTTTCATTCCCTCTCCTCAGAGCCTGTTCTTGCTCCATGTTACTTTGGTGAGTGGGAGCGctctgtgagaagtgtggaactgactgattGTTGCAGCGCCACAATCAGAGTAAGAGCACGGTCGCAAATGTGTGAATGGAGCAGTAGTTAACCTTTGCCGTGCGTTTGAGGAGGCGAATCAAACATTTGCTTCCAGTGGCAAGAAAAATCGCAGATTGGCTTCACGTGGAGTTAAACTTTGACTCGCTTTACATTCGCGTGTGTGTGACCGCGCCCTGATGCTGGagtgtagatcagttaaaaagatagagaagtcattaaaaaccaggaTTTATCTCCAATATCCAGTGAGGTAActtaaaaactataaaaccGAGTTtgttaaagcagcagcttttctggttcaggaagctggggGTCATGGGTAATATCTACTCTTCAGTCTTTTGtccacatgaaaaccacttaattgCTTGTACAAGGAGGCCAAAATAATGAATTACCATATGTGGTCGCAGGGGATGCTGTTGTTGCTCactaaaagttacatagtgttgctttaaattgCACTTCTTAGTATATGGTCTGCACTCACCACAGATAGAACCTATTGCCACAATTACTCCGGCCCAACTGTAACCACGGCGGAAGAAAGCATCGGCCAGAGCTGAGTTGGGGTCCAGCGTATGCCAGGGTACCATTAGTGTGAGCACTGTGGAGACCAGGATATAAGCCGTCGCTGCCAGTGCCAGGGAGATCGCAGTGGCAATGGGAACAGCTTTCTGTGGATTCTTTGCCTCTTCACTTGATGAAGCGATTACATCAAAGCCCACAAACGCATAGAAGCACGTGGCCGAGCCTGCGAGTATTCCAGACAACCCGAAAGGTGCAAAGCCTCCTTCTTTCTGGCTCCAGTTGGCTGGTTCAGCCAGGATAAAGCCAAACACCAGTATGAAAATGATGACAGCCATACTAATGACGGAGAAGATGTGATTGAGGTAAGAGGACACTTGAACTCCAAAGGAAATGAAGAATGAGGCAATGACTAGGATCCCTGCTGCGAGTAGGTCAGGGTAATGGGCAAGGATGGGCACGTTCCACTGCataatgtgtgtctctgtgaagtTCTGGATGGCATGATTAAAAATGGAGTCCAGATAGCCACTCCAGGCACGTGCCACAGCAGCACCACCAATCATGTTCTCCAGAATCACATTCCAACCAATGAGAAACGCCCAGACCTCTCCCACGGAAACGTAGGTAAACATGTAGGCCGATCCTGTTTTGGGAATGCGTGCTCCAAACTCTGCATAACAAAACGCAGCCAATAAAGAAGCAAAACCTGCAAAAATGAAGGATATGATGATAGCAGGCCCGACCATGTCTTTAGCCACTGTCCCTGTCAGGACATAAAGGCCGGAGCCCACCATGCCACCAACACCCAGCAGAGTCAGGTCCAGGGTGGAGAGGCAGCGTTTCAGCGACGTGGCCATCATGTCATCATCCAGTGTCTTGAGACGGTTCAGTCTCTGACAGAGGCGCACCGCTGGTGAGCAGCCTCTTGGACAAGTTGCCATAGCTACAGAGTCAGACGGGCCAGCAGGGCAGGAGGGTGTTGTAACAGTCAAACTGGATCCATTACCTGTCTATGAAGATGACCTGGAAGACACAGCACAAGCATGTTCACAATCAGAACAAGACAAGCCACTGCAGTTTTATGAGGTCAGACTTGTTTGGATGACGGTTCAGCTCAATGCTTTAACTGTATAGCTTGACATGTTGTTGTAAGTCTGCAGGGCTCAAAACTTTTTATTCAGATCTGCTAATGGACACGTGGTCTAATCTGTCCCAAGCCACTTTGCACAGGTAACTCTTTTCCAAGCTCGGCTATTGTATTTATGGAAAGTATTGATCAATAAATGTACAATGACAACACCTTAAACGACAGTCTTACtaataataacagcagcaaTGAAGGCTGCTCTGATTAATTATGGTAATAATGATATACTTATAACATTAATCATAATAGTTGACTTGTTTAGGGCACATTGCAATAATTTATGTTGTGACTGAGTttagaataataatatacaggttattcatttttaatgacaatattaataatttaacaataaTGTAATACTAATGTGCTGGATGATACATCTTCGCTAGCTGTGGAGGAagtgatgatttttttttctattttggttAAATATTATTTGTAGCGATGCTTGTGAAGTTATTACTTCAGAGTTGAGGGAAAAGACAGCTTAATAAACTCTGTaaatacatcacattacatttcaggttgtaaataaaactaaacaccAAATCAAACCCACGTGTCAGTCTTTTTATGATGTgatttatttgactgttttccAACGTTCCTGTTTTATCTACATTTTACAACGAGGCCGCATGGATGCTCAACATCACAGTGAAGGGACACACCACGTCATCTAAAAGGCATCGCTCATGTGTAATATGAGATCTGGTAGTGTAGCAACGAGAGATCATGGAGatacatgcttttatttatttgatttggtTAACTTCACACAATATGTTTAGTCTTTTCATCATACACATCCAGTATTCGTCCTCCTGTTCCGGGTGGAGCAGCATCAGATTCCTGCCCTCGGTAGATAGACGGACGGGCATATGGCGACAGCAGGATGCTTCCGTTTTAATTACGTAAGGCTTTATTTCCCTTTAGAAATAAACCCACTGCCTCAAAACACACGACTCGTTTACACTGAAACATCGACGTCAACTACACAGATCCACTCGTGACGTGGAACCGTGGGCagacaaacactgcagcactgtgcttttaatgtaaaatgaatattttataaGAAGTGAGGATCATTagactccctctctcctgcgTGTAGCCTTGCCTGGGAGCGACGTCGCACTTTACGATCGCGAGGGGAGTGGGAACATTTGACGGGATCCGCGTTATATTCACAcatgaagagaagagagagagagagagatccgcAGTAACACGAGGAATATAAAGACGGGTTTTTACCTCAGTTGTTCAGGATCATCCGAGCTGCAGGTccgcggctgctgctgctgctggaagtcGCTGAGGCGCATCGCCCGGTGATGATGGAGCAGAAGGTGCGCGAGAATAAAGCCAACACGCTTCTTAAAGGCACAGTCACCTCTGGGCCACCGACGGGGCTTCCCCACTGCAGCCCGCCCATATATAGACCCCACCCTTTATACACAGGAAGAGATTATCGACAGCAGGTGGGCCCACAGGAGGTCCCCGGGCCTTACTGTCTATACAATTGACTCAATATAAAAGCGAAAACGTTTGAGAatcataattaattaataaattccaggtaggtgtaaacctacttggcaataaatacttctgattctgattctgattctgattataTAACGTAGGTAAgcaccttaaagggatagttcaccaaaaaatataaattccctctatctactcaccactatgccgatggaggggggggcaaagtgtttgagtccacaacacacttTAAAAGTTTCAGGGGTATACAAAgttgcagctaaatccaatacaattcaaataaatggtgaccacttcttcaaatgtataaaaacaacagaaacataacatgcctccatacaggtcctgtggtgtcatccaagtgtccggaagccccgacattcaaattcaactcgaaacatGGTCATttgcaccatgtttttagcACAAATGTCCGTGATCCACATGTGAACGTGGCTCCGGAGGataacagcggacatttaggctcaAACATTACGGACACGTGGATGACACGaaaggagcagtatggaggcatgttttattttattttttttacgtttaaagAATCCGTCACCATTTACTAAAATTGTATTGGTTTTGGGTGCAATGCTGTttaacccctgaaactccttaattcttttgtggactcaaacatttcaagtaattataatttactgtgtatttaaacCGTTCAGTTCGTGTCATAAGAACAAAATCAAACAGTGCAAACATGTCACAGAACAGGTTCAAGTGCCAACAGggaaacaaataagaaaaagagCAATCATCCTCCGTCCCCTGCAGTTTATGCATCAGGGTGCAGATATTAAAACCCTGTCAGCAGACCCATGAGGCCACAGAGGGAATGGAGGCACAGTAAATCACACTGTAGTCAGGTGTCTGACCATGGGGCTTTATATGTGATCATTAAAAAAACTTAGTTTGTAAAGAAGATGGATGTGATAGAGGTACTGTTGGACCTGGTCAGAGGACTAGCATTAGGTGTTTGACCCACTAACAGTGTGTCTTACAAATGGAGACAATACATCAATAGAGAGGCCACAGATAGTTTAGCTGCAGATTTATTTACTAGAACATGAACTGatgaaactgtgaaataatTCAGAACACAAATTAGTCATGAAAAAGATCAGTGTCAACAGAACTCAATTCAGTAAAAATGATTAACATATATAGATGTTTCAAGAAACTCCAAAAAACACTTGTTTATTGAAGCTGACATTTGTGTAATAGAAAAACAgataatttattgtttatatatttgtaagACATTTTCTAAATATCAATGCAAATATAAAGAGGAAAGCTCAACACATAACGTGAACCCATAGCCTCACATAGTCTGTTCGGAACAGAGACACGTCACCCTGTTTCTACTTTAGATATTTGAGGTGAACATCATGAGGTCAGGTCAGTCGTAGCTGGTCCACTTTTCAAATGTCCAGCGGctgatttaaataaacatcaggTTTTCACACAACCTGCCAGAACGACTTAAGGAATGGCAAAAAcgtaataattataataaaattcGGCTTTGTATTTGATCACATAATTAGATATCTGTTTACACCCAAAGGAATTGCACTTTCCTTTTCACCTCAAACGTGGCTGACTGCTCCAAAGGCACCAAGAGGCTCTTAAAAATAATCTTATTTCAGGAAGGTCACAGCCTTATTTCCATTTACGACCACGTCTGGTCCTCTCTTCATGTCCTTTAATGTGTCTTTAAAGGATTtgaagcaaaacaaatcaattcaatGTTAATGTGTGACATAGCATTAAGCGCTTTACAAGCCATGTTCATCTCTCCAACCGGCTTATGATGGTGATGACCAAAACACTCGGGACAACCTGTGTTCAACATTCTCTGAACTTGCTGCTTCTTACAAACAGCAATGTAAGTAACATGTTGACTGAGACACGGTGAATCTCACAGTAACTGGATTGTGAGAATATGCCGTTGGTTTTATGCTAAAATAAAGCTTCTTCATTATCTTCCTCATCGTATTCCAGATTGTGACTCTTTCTGTTGAAGCTTGAGGACCAGTTCAAGTAGGTTCATCTGCATTGTcagctcctgaaacacacaagaagCAAGAGGTGAGGACACACTTTGCCATCTGATGGACATTTATCTGTATTAAAAAAGCATATTTGTATCCTACCCCACTATTTATGGCATTACTATGGATTTCAACTTCAGTAAGTGAACAGTCAAAGAGGGTAACCTGAGGATTTGTGGTGATATAAAACCCTGGGACTCCCGCCTTCTCCAGGGTGTTCTGCTGGTCTATCACTTTCTGATCCATTTCAGCTACAATCTTCTTATCCATCATTTTTTGTTCCTCTCGCACACGTATGTCCAGAGCCTGACGATAAATGATGTTAGTAAACCAATCAACATGTAGACATATGACAATAAATAGTCCTTTTTTACAAACAGAGGCATTAGGATTTCATTGCCTCACCTCTACTTCCGATTGTTGGTTTGATTTGAGAAGCCCAAGGTTGTGAGACTTGCACGACTGCAGAGCGTCTTTGTGTTTTCGTAAAAGCTCCTGTTTGagtgctgcacacacaaagGATAAGCAGTCAAGCATCACAGTAGCATCTGCAGTTACCAACCTCACAACAAGGCCCCCGTTTCATGAAGCAGGTTTGGTACTTGGCAGAGTGTTTGATTTCAGAGGAATTCCTGATTTTACCCAGGTAACAGGAATAGGCTTGCAGTTGTGAACAGACCCCATCAGTCACTGCGTGTTTTCTGTGGAGCACTGACCTTGGTGTTCACCGTGCAGCTTCTGCCTCTGGTTGTACAGATTCTTTTCAGTCAGATGCTGAATATCCAGGAGCCCCTGCACGATCTCATACACCGTCCCATCTATGAGCGCCAGGGCCAGGTCACTCAGTGTGTTGTAGGACAGGCGCTGCTGGAAGGAGctaaacacagaggagaagaacaacAATGCCCAGCGAGATGCAGTCAATAAATCATTCATACAGATAAACCTGAGACACCAACTGCTGTGATCCCTTGTCTGAAGGTTAGGCAACATTACCTGGGTAAATCTTTCACTAAGGTTTGCAGCTCAGACAACAGGTAGTAATGTCTCTCCTGTTGCTTGGTTGAATCCCCGCCAGTGACCCCGGGATAACCATCCATCTCCTTCACTGGAGAAGTGAGAGCAAAACAAGAGGCTGCTGTTCAACACATCCAGCTAGCTAACCAAGCTAGCAGCAGTTTGGGctaatttcactgttttcacagtGTAAAGGTCCCGGAAACAAGACAATGTGTTGTCTTTGGGAGACTAGCCTGCATATAATGACGTCCGTCTGCTAACAAAAGTTAAGTTAGGTTACATAAACAACATGAGAGGCTGAAAAAAGCTTGTTTTTAGCTTTGCTGCTCTAACGTATTGTTTATACGCTAACATGTACTTCAGTGAGGACCCCGGAGAGGTGGCTGCCAAGATGCCTGTATGTAAATGCACCTGCAGTAGCTCAATATGCTCACTTGGTGGCGCGTTTAGACAAAGAAGGGGGCGCTCCTGAATGTAATTGTCAGGTGTGACCCACCGTCCTTAAGACGGTGACAAATTATATAGAAGATGCAGTGACGTCAGGTAGAAACAGCTGGTGGACGGTGTCAGATTTTAAAACAAGTCATGTGAGGGCAgtttattcatgtttacatttacatggGTGATGATCCATTCATTCACAgcgcagtgtgtgtatgtgtgtgcgtgtgtgtgtgtgtgtgtgtgcgtgtgcgtgtgtgcgtgtgtgcgtgtgtgtgtgctccacagTATCCCACTTGCTCCTGTGACTGGGCTGGATCAGGTTGTGGATCTGATCTGAATCTGATCTGGATCCGGATCTGAATGTGGACGCGCGCCTGTGTTGCGCGCTGCTGGAGAGAGAGCCGTGCGCCGTCACGCGCTGAAGGTGCCATGAAGCGAAGGAAACTGAGTtgcagcggaggaggagagctCTGTTTATAAGAGCCCGCACATGGGAACACAGGAGGAATATTGGATTGTTACCGCACTCGACTCCAAAATGGCCCAGAACACATCTCTTTATTTTCGTATTGTCGAGGGCAGGAACCTCCCCGCCAAAGACGTGTAAGTAATCCTTCCGAAAGGCATGTGGCTCTGTGCTCAAGTCTCAACTCGCAGGATGGAGACGACACAGCCACAACATTGTTCAGAAGCTTCTTGTCAGATTGCACGGGGAAAAGTCCAATTTGCATGTGAAATGGTTTTTCCAGCTGTGCTACACTGCCTCATGTAGATTTCTTGAAGAAATGTGATAGTCAAGTGTTTAAATTTAAGAGGAGATTCATTTGACCATCAGACAAACTGCTTCTTATAATATGTCTCGTGATGTCCTGTATTTCTCTTGTCATCTTCAGCTCTGGAACCAGTGATCCATACTGTATTGTAAAAGTTGACAATGAAGTAGTGGCCAGGTGAGTCCTGTTCTGTTTTAAATGAAGATCTGCACATATGTGTTTATGAAAAGTAtcttgtatatacagtatatattcatCATCACAGTTTATATTTGCATTGGCTCAGTTTTCTGGCTGTGCTTGCACTACTCTGTAATCCAGGgtggagtgtgtatgtgtgtgtgtgtgacccggGTGGTGGTGCCCACAGCGTGGCCCCTCCAATGCAGAGAACCTGATACTGGTCTGGCCTTTAAAACTCCCTCAGGTAACCATGGAGAGGGTGCATCTATTATTGCAGGGTGCTCCCTGCGTATAGGCAAGGTGAATGCTGCAGAATACACCAGTTCAGATGatttcattctcctcctccccactcATTCTCCAAATAACAGTTATTTTCAGTGGCGCTCGTTGACAGTATCCAGATTTAACtttggaggaaatgtttgtcGTTGTCTTCAACACCAACGTAGAGAAAAGTCAGTGGCCATTGTTCCATCCGGCACGTTGAGGGAAAATCGCACAATGATTCACTGCAGACAGTCAAACTAATTATCTTGTGGTGTCACTGGACAACTGACTCGAGTGTGATGTTCTCGGATGATGTGGCTGGTTGTGGAGGGAGAAAACGGACACGCTCATAAAGCTCTGCAATGCTCCAGTGGTGGTTCAAACTTTAATTCTATTGTTATCACGAGGTTGCTGTAACTAAAATTGACACTGAATTTGAGCAGACCTTCATGACCAACTCTCCGCActcaacatttttcaatattcGGTCAAATGGACgttacaataacaaaaacatttttattgaggTTCAATAGACTGTCTTCATAGAATCCTTTCTGGCTTTAACAGAACCTTTAAGAGTTTGTATAAAACGAAACATTTAGGAAACTTAGCAAAAACCTCACCTCATACAGTAAAGGAATAGTAAATCAACATTGTTTATAAAAAGTCTGCAGGTAGAAGAGATGCTCTGAACTGTTCAGTGGAACATGTTGGCGACATGTTGTCATGTCTGATTATGACATTGCGTACAGTATGTCGCTAAGATGTGAGCGGGTCCATAAACGAGgatttgtttaatttcaaaaGAGCTTAGAGCAAAGTTTTGATAAAagtcataaaaaataaattatcatGTGTAGCAGATTTATGTTTCTCCCTTTTGTCCTATTCCATTAAACATCTTATGATGCCTTGGAGGGATCCTGGATCCTAGTGGTTTTAAAAGCATATGATCCGTCTCCCCTCGGGTATGTGAGAGCTTGTACTGCTGCCACTTTTACAGTGACGCCTGACTCTGCTGGTTTCTGTTGGTACattcatgtgatgtgttttgctATAAGGTCTGTTCATCACGTATAACCTCACCTTTCAGGACGGCCACAGTGTGGAAGAAC includes:
- the dgcr6 gene encoding protein DGCR6 — protein: MDGYPGVTGGDSTKQQERHYYLLSELQTLVKDLPSSFQQRLSYNTLSDLALALIDGTVYEIVQGLLDIQHLTEKNLYNQRQKLHGEHQALKQELLRKHKDALQSCKSHNLGLLKSNQQSEVEALDIRVREEQKMMDKKIVAEMDQKVIDQQNTLEKAGVPGFYITTNPQELTMQMNLLELVLKLQQKESQSGIR
- the slc7a4 gene encoding cationic amino acid transporter 4: MATCPRGCSPAVRLCQRLNRLKTLDDDMMATSLKRCLSTLDLTLLGVGGMVGSGLYVLTGTVAKDMVGPAIIISFIFAGFASLLAAFCYAEFGARIPKTGSAYMFTYVSVGEVWAFLIGWNVILENMIGGAAVARAWSGYLDSIFNHAIQNFTETHIMQWNVPILAHYPDLLAAGILVIASFFISFGVQVSSYLNHIFSVISMAVIIFILVFGFILAEPANWSQKEGGFAPFGLSGILAGSATCFYAFVGFDVIASSSEEAKNPQKAVPIATAISLALAATAYILVSTVLTLMVPWHTLDPNSALADAFFRRGYSWAGVIVAIGSICAMNTVLLCNLFSLPRIVYAMAEDGLFFSIFARVNPITKVPVNAILVFGVLMAIMALIFDLEALVQFLSIGTLLAYTFVAASVIVLRFQPDKISSKGTASTSPNPNAEPSPAPSETQTITEDSGELKQYESFSDKLQLVEQQKTTERRGVGQLKAYWEPYLGRLLGDCEPGETVAFCVLTLIVSSVSFCSVLEFGTKQLHLPVWSFTMLLVIFSIAYVLSLALIWIHEPQTNRKTFQVPLVPLTPGASILINVFLMMKLSALTWIRFTVWIAIGLIVYFGYGIWHSKEGRRELQPKDMAARYVVLPSGSLVETVQPVQPDGQVDTPAHHINAASTSEEYAEKR